One window of the Rosa rugosa chromosome 3, drRosRugo1.1, whole genome shotgun sequence genome contains the following:
- the LOC133736607 gene encoding DUF21 domain-containing protein At4g14240, producing MMTWNGARDIVLDSDDVPFGTGEWYLYAGISCVLVLFAGIMSGLTLGLMSLNLVDLEILQRSGSSDQKKQAAAILPVVKKQHQLLVTLLLCNACAMEALPLYLDEIFHPVVAVLLSVTFVLIFGEIIPQAICSRYGLSVGSNFVWLVRILMIICYPIAYPIGKVLDLVLGHGDDLFRRAQLKALVSIHGLEAGKGGELTHDETTIISGALDLTEKTAEEAMTPIESTFSLDVNSKLDWEAIGKILARGHSRVPVYSGNPKNIIGLLLVKSLLTVRAETETPVSAVSIRRMPRVPADMPLYDILNEFQKGSSHLAAVVKIKGKTKNPLLFADREKLEEARPTNGCVAIDVDKRPRSLTNMATVQENDATTNGISNSSDDIEDGEVIGIITLEDVFEELLQEEIVDETDVYIDVHKRIRVAAAAAASSMSRAQSSQKLISQKHAGATNKHGQTPKKSGEDGAHSTRFSGSSREPLLGVIR from the exons ATGATGACGTGGAACGGAGCCCGCGACATAGTGCTCGACTCGGATGACGTTCCGTTCGGGACCGGTGAGTGGTACCTCTACGCCGGAATCTCTTGCGTGCTGGTTTTGTTCGCCGGAATCATGTCCGGCCTTACGCTCGGATTGATGTCGCTCAATCTCGTCGACCTCGAGATTCTCCAGCGGAGCGGTTCCTCCGATCAGAAAAAGCAAGCCG CGGCGATTCTACCTGTGGTGAAAAAGCAGCACCAGCTTTTGGTCACTTTGCTTCTCTGCAATGCTTGTGCCATGGAG gcccTTCCTTTATACCTTGATGAAATCTTTCACCCTGTTGTTGCCGTTTTGCTGTCTGTAACATTTGTTCTAATTTTCGGAGAG ATTATTCCACAAGCTATATGCTCAAGATATGGGCTGTCTGTTGGTTCAAACTTCGTTTGGCTTGTTCGCATTCTGATGATCATCTGCTATCCAATCGCGTACCCAATTGGAAAG GTTCTGGATCTTGTTCTCGGACACGGGGATGATTTGTTCAGGCGAGCACAGTTGAAAGCCCTCGTCTCTATTCACGGCCTTGAG GCTGGAAAAGGAGGTGAACTAACACATGATGAGACAACGATCATCAGTGGAGCGCTAGATTTAACTGAAAAG ACTGCTGAGGAGGCTATGACACCTATTGAATCAACATTTTCCTTGGATGTTAATTCAAAGTTAGACTG GGAAGCAATTGGGAAAATTCTTGCACGTGGTCATAGTAGAGTCCCTGTCTATTCTGGAAATCCCAAAAACATAATCGGCCTCTTACTG GTGAAAAGTCTCCTCACAGTACGAGCAGAAACAGAGACTCCAGTTAGTGCAGTTTCCATTCGTAGAATGCCTAG GGTTCCAGCCGATATGCCTTTGTATGATATACTTAATGAGTTTCAAAAAGGAAGCAGTCACCTGGCTGCTGTAGTGAAGATCAAAGGAAAAACCAAGAATCCTCTACTTTTTGCTGATAGAGAGAAACTTGAGGAGGCCAGACCAACCAATGGATGTGTTGCCATTGATGTTGATAAACGTCCAAGGTCTCTGACAAACATGGCAACTGTTCAAGAAAATGATGCTACTACAAATGGCATTTCAAATTCATCAGATGATATTGAAGATGGGGAGGTGATTGGAATCATAACCCTGGAGGATGTTTTTGAAGAACTTCTGCAA GAAGAAATTGTAGATGAGACAGATGTATATATTGATGTACATAAGAG GATACGTGTGGCTGCTGCTGCAGCTGCTTCATCCATGTCCAGAGCTCAGTCAAGTCAGAAGTTGATTAGTCAAAAGCATGCA GGAGCTACAAATAAGCATGGACAAACCCCGAAGAAGTCTGGGGAGGATGGTGCACATTCGACGAGGTTTTCAGGGAGTTCACGGGAGCCTCTTCTAGGTGTTATAAGATAA
- the LOC133739953 gene encoding protein WHAT'S THIS FACTOR 1 homolog, chloroplastic has product MLSKTRTISSYLHSHGTTLTSHANPEIHLQIKPISSLKVVWRKDPKLDQAIENDKAYKLCARVVKEVLNEPGQKIPLRYLEKRRERLRLRTKATTFIGKNPGLFEVYYDRIKPKTEKVQFLRVSDRLREFLEEEKRINVENEGLIVSKLCKLLMMANNKVVSADKLVDVKREFGFPNDFMVNLVPKYSQYFRLVGGSGEGKSFLELVDWNPEFAKSVIERRAEEESSLTGIRVRPNFDYKLPQGFVLKKEMREWVRDWMEMDYMSPYEDVSKLDQASPEMEKRTVGVFHELLSLSLLKRMPVPILGKFCDEYRFSNAFPNVFTRHSGLFYVSQKGGIKTAVLREAYKDDQLIDRDPLLQIKDKFVELLEEGWRESTQQLRLQREQVKGMAVRNEE; this is encoded by the coding sequence ATGCTCTCCAAGACTCGAACCATCTCGTCCTATCTGCACAGCCACGGCACCACTCTCACATCGCACGCGAACCCAGAAATCCACCTTCAGATCAAACCCATTTCGAGTCTGAAGGTGGTGTGGCGCAAAGACCCAAAGCTAGACCAGGCCATAGAGAACGACAAGGCGTACAAGCTCTGCGCCCGGGTCGTGAAGGAGGTCCTAAACGAACCGGGCCAGAAAATCCCACTCCGGTACCTCGAAAAAAGGCGCGAGAGATTGCGCCTCAGAACCAAAGCCACAACCTTTATTGGCAAAAACCCAGGTTTATTTGAGGTCTATTATGAtagaatcaaacccaaaactgAGAAGGTTCAGTTTCTTAGGGTTAGTGATAGGCTGAGAGAGTTTCttgaagaagagaagaggatTAATGTGGAAAATGAGGGTTTGATTGTGTCTAAGTTGTGTAAATTGTTGATGATGGCCAACAATAAGGTGGTTAGTGCTGATAAATTGGTTGATGTGAAGAGGGAATTTGGGTTCCCTAATGATTTTATGGTGAATTTGGTGCCTAAATATTCGCAGTATTTTCGGCTGGTTGGGGGTTCCGGCGAGGGGAAGTCATTCTTGGAATTGGTTGATTGGAACCCCGAGTTTGCGAAATCTGTGATTGAGAGGAGAGCAGAAGAGGAGTCAAGCTTGACAGGGATCCGGGTTCGGCCTAATTTTGATTACAAGCTTCCACAAGGGTTTGTGTTGAAGAAGGAAATGAGGGAGTGGGTTAGGGATTGGATGGAAATGGATTATATGTCGCCGTATGAGGATGTTTCGAAGTTGGATCAAGCGTCCCCAGAAATGGAGAAGAGGACGGTTGGGGTTTTCCATGAGTTGTTGTCATTGTCTTTGTTGAAGAGGATGCCTGTGCCCATACTGGGAAAATTTTGTGATGAGTATAGGTTTTCAAATGCATTCCCGAATGTATTCACAAGGCATTCGGGGTTGTTTTATGTGTCACAGAAAGGAGGGATCAAGACGGCGGTGCTGAGGGAAGCTTACAAGGATGACCAGTTGATTGATCGGGATCCGCTGCTACAGATTAAGGACAAGTTTGTTGAGCTATTGGAGGAAGGATGGCGGGAGAGCACACAGCAGTTGAGGTTGCAAAGGGAACAAGTTAAGGGGATGGCTGTGAGGAATGAAGAATAG